A genomic stretch from Kogia breviceps isolate mKogBre1 chromosome 1, mKogBre1 haplotype 1, whole genome shotgun sequence includes:
- the PHC2 gene encoding polyhomeotic-like protein 2 isoform X4 translates to MTSGNGNSASSITGTAPQNGENKPPQAIVKPQILTHVIEGFVIQEGAEPFPVGRSSLLVGNLKKKYAQGFLPEKLPQQDHTTTTDSEMEEPYLQESKEEGTPLKLKCELCGRVDFAYKFKRSKRFCSMACAKRYNVGCTKRVGLFHSDRSKLQKAGATTHNRRRASKASLPTLSKDTKKQPAGTVPLSVAAALQLTHSQEDSSRCSDNSSYEEPLSPISASSSTSRRRQGQRDLELPDVHMRDLVGMGHHFLPSEPTKWNVEDVYEFIRSLPGCQEIAEEFRAQEIDGQALLLLKEDHLMSAMNIKLGPALKIYARISMLKDS, encoded by the exons ATGACCTCAGGGAACGGAAACTCTGCCTCCAGCATCACCGGCACTGCCCCCCAGAATGGTGAGAATAAACCACCACAGGCCATTGTGAAACCCCAAATCCTGACGCATGTTATCGAAGGGTTTGTGATCCAGGAGGGGGCGGAGCCTTTCCCG GTGGGACGCTCATCCCTGCTGGTGGGGAATCTCAAGAAGAAGTATGCACAGGGGTTCTTGCCTGAGAAACTTCCACAGCAGGACCATACCACCACCACTGACTCAGAGATGGAGGAGCCCTATCTGCAAG AATCCAAAGAGGAGGGTACTCCCCTTAAACTCAAGTGTGAGCTCTGTGGCCGGGTGGACTTTGCCTACAAGTTCAAGCGTTCCAAGCGCTTCTGCTCCATGGCTTGTGCAAAAAG GTACAATGTGGGATGCACCAAACGAGTGGGCCTTTTCCACTCAGACCGGAGCAAGCTGCAGAAGGCGGGAGCCACAACCCACAACCGCCGTCGGGCCAGCAAAGCCAGTCTGCCAACACTTAGCAAGGATACCAAGAAGCAG CCAGCAGGCACTGTACCCCTCTCAGTTGCTGCCGCACTGCAGCTAACACACAGCCAGGAAGACTCCAGCCGTTGCTCCGACAACTCAAGCTACGAGGAGCCCCTGTCACCCATCTCAGCCAGCTCATCCACCTCCCGCCGGCGACAAGGCCAGCGGGACCTGGAGCTCCCTGACGTGCACATGCGGGACCTGGTGGGCATGGGGCACCACTTCCTGCCAAGCGAGCCCACCAAATGGAATGTGGAAGATGTCTACGAATTCATCCGCTCTCTGCCAG GCTGCCAGGAGATAGCAGAGGAGTTCCGTGCCCAGGAAATCGACGGGCAAGCTCTGCTGCTGCTCAAAGAGGACCACCTGATGAGTGCCATGAACATCAAGCTGGGGCCCGCCCTCAAGATCTACGCGCGCATCAGCATGCTCAAGGACTCCTAG